Part of the Candidatus Cloacimonadota bacterium genome is shown below.
TCCCTTTTTCGTTTAATTTTTCAACCATTTGCGGATTATGTATTATTGGACCTAAAGTAACGGTTTTCTTATGTTTTTGAGCCGCTTCCAGGGCAATATTTATCGCTCTTTTGACACCGAAACAGAATCCGGAATTTTTGGCGATCTTAACACTCATTTTCCAGTTCTTTTATCTTTTTCATAATGAAATTTGCTAAATATCGGTAATTGTTTTTGGAATCGTCTAAATTGGAATAGTCTTCTTTTTTTATTTTTTCACCAATAACAATTTTCAATCGATCCTTTCCTAAAAAGCATTTACGGAATTTATTGGAATTTTTCATATAGATTGGAACAATGTCTTTTCCAGTCTGGATCGCAATTTTTCCAATTCCGGGTTTCACTTTGTTGGATTTTCTTGTTCCCTCCGGAAATAATAGGATCGATTGACCGGCAGCTAATTTTTCCTCGACTCGATTAATTGCAGTTCTATCAACTTTCCCTCTTTTGATGGGAATAGCATTCACAAATTGGAGGAAATTCCCAAAAATTTTATTCTTAAAAAGTTCCGATTTTGCTAAATAATTGATCTCAAAAGGCATGATCGAACCGATGAAAGGCGGATCAAACCAGGAAATGTGATTTGAAGCAAGAATACAATTTGTGATATTTTTTA
Proteins encoded:
- a CDS encoding 1-acyl-sn-glycerol-3-phosphate acyltransferase, whose protein sequence is MKNKRITYSIITTSVRFFMKYFWHYEIIHKERIKNITNCILASNHISWFDPPFIGSIMPFEINYLAKSELFKNKIFGNFLQFVNAIPIKRGKVDRTAINRVEEKLAAGQSILLFPEGTRKSNKVKPGIGKIAIQTGKDIVPIYMKNSNKFRKCFLGKDRLKIVIGEKIKKEDYSNLDDSKNNYRYLANFIMKKIKELENEC